A single region of the Xiphias gladius isolate SHS-SW01 ecotype Sanya breed wild chromosome 17, ASM1685928v1, whole genome shotgun sequence genome encodes:
- the sytl2a gene encoding synaptotagmin-like protein 2 isoform X2 gives MIDLSFLTEEEQETILAVLKRDSELKKAEEQRVQNLQKTVSDKGQLRYLTGEWFYETKQLRHQDRIHGSDIVRASMRHTHKPLTILAVLCAAVELSQILPEKSSFVSSENKEVFVPPVLCGLLQELSNERYHNQTPYETPEDTPKSVLQSSTKRKNPFNRELNASHTFKEKDSRFLDGAVDQTHKPNEEPLPSSDSSISYAINLRQDPNSLVTQNASCHMPMPGNRAVSTSSQDCFVEVDGPGGRQTNSAAPWDILKHLSTSSSTNSLFSHLYEKNPVSLNFATETWIDKKQVRFSSMVSQSRVKWQDGKKLGEHSLLNIDFNTPSEMENAHLNNRDLENTGSTTSGTNRPLLSQSRMDSVEGELICKNEANLQEQEAGQHQVLGDVSEKCHLELPKSAVSSLISSEQESRKPLHLETEPEEDRHAQARAKDGLTRHKVHQQKLAEQSTVISVEVTSNTKPSTIGISKSSSSAVSPQPRRRLLGIFRREKEKGAELQSPQEKEVNIQQKEPSKTQNLSLDTADMTVDKPAIVKHEAKPSEMTEFRTLTALQNTTFKETVITVDADSQQVATEGRVVQFPERLSNMKAFWERENTGDKIIFTRQEARQEDISKMGIEASYGPQTYVESINNLSARREMTFKDAVSRSKAKILSPQTECSLFVDLSTEDGTYRANPVLIYEETDHSLTGSVTESEISESQENIITPVPSSVAFSAQQQWGSVPVSLPRRSSSSPEEDRPAKINDLKHFWETEYTGPRIIDARVKEASSSSLLSNKVVSPQSYLRRSLDNRENTEGEAQTSAHKTKSYVFWKSLKVIDKGFVSQSPDRSQLSSSGSTGDSQSRSHQYQVKQRPLSPSKSQMPRSKDQDDEVRRSPSKTYHPRVLPRESSSPKRSRLDGSPLKTFLIDIDPHTKAVEEQQGKLTLVPRQRKSPSHGAKQIVLTDTKPSTDITSCLLPLHPEDRGAYFGNVNTQQSNSSSSTSQQSKKASEKKLRTFTPLARSFIPQDCQHYLGPQERAHVPPFHQEKGVAEESDVVHRPQSALKDSVGNQSTSPTEKNHPRISSWIVEKRDENSSQDTRTRAWSLSWAGSDSYDESSSPIMSALKQLSSRSMSSSKSLENLTSQSREERTKNNSREQMNLSVDDVSSLPPSASTISNSKQIKTSVSVPFLQKEETDSDSIFTTYLGWRRNTGSSTSNISLSSGMASSVTGSISSIDPIDFGDKEVQGNIQFAVNYIQKLGEFHIFVVHCRELATADAKKNRSDPYVKCYLLPDKTKLGKRKTTVKKKTLNPTYNEILRFKIIMEVLKTQNLNISVWHNDTFGRNSFLGEVDLDLSEWNFSNTQINEYALKARVSAQTSALYPSHLMDSRGQMRVALRFLPQTSHSKTTSRMEMGEVQIWVKDCKNLPSVRRVIIDPFVKCTVLPDTSRKSCQKTRVVKRTTNPMFNHTMVYDGFRTEDLREACVEITVWDHDRLSSHYIGGLRLGLGTGKSYGVEVVWMDSTRDEANLWQRMLQSDHEWVEDILPLRMLVMAKNMSK, from the exons ATGATTGACCTGAGTTTCctgacagaggaggagcaggaaacCATCCTGGCTGTGTTAAAAAGAGATTCTGAGCTGAAGAAGGCTGAGGAGCAGCGTGTCCA GAACCTGCAGAAGACTGTTAGTGACAAGGGCCAGCTGAGGTACCTGACTGGAGAATGGTTCTATGAGACCAAGCAGCTTCGTCATCAGGATCGCATCCATGGCTCCGACATTGTCAGGGCCTCCATGAGACATACACATAAACCACTAACTATAT TAGCTGTGTTGTGTGCTGCAGTGGAGCTCTCTCAGATATTGCCTGAGAAGTCCAGTTTTGTCAGCAGTGAAAATAAAGAAGTGTTTGTCCCACCTGTACTCTGTGGACTCCTTCAGGAGCTCAGCAATGaaag gTATCATAACCAGACCCCTTATGAGACACCAGAAGATACACCTAAATCAGTTTTACAGTCATCCACAAAG agaaaaaaccCTTTCAACAGAGAGCTCAATGCAAGTCACACTTTTAAAGAAAAGGATAGTCGGTTTTTGGATGGAGCAGTGGATCAAACCCACAAACCAAATGAGG agcCTTTACCATCATCTGACAGCTCCATTTCTTATGCTATTAACCTTAGACAAGACCCTAATAGCTTGGTCACCCAGAATGCATCTTGCCATATGCCAATGCCTGGAAACAGGGCAGTCAGCACCAGTTCTCAGGACTGTTTTGTTGAGGTAGATGGACCAGGAGGTAGACAGACTAATTCTGCTGCTCCGTGGGACATCCTCAAGCACTTGTCCACTTCTAGCTCCACAAACTCTCTGTTCTCTCACCTATACGAGAAGAATCCAGTTAGTCTGAATTTTGCCACTGAGACCTGGATAGACAAGAAGCAGGTGAGGTTCAGCTCCATGGTCAGTCAGAGCAGAGTGAAGTGGCAGGATGGGAAGAAACTGGGAGAGCACAGTTTGCTGAACATCGACTTCAACACTCCATCTGAGATGGAAAATGCGCATCTGAATAACCGTGACCTTGAGAATACTGGCAGTACAACTTCTGGCACAAATAGGCCATTACTCAGTCAGAGTCGAATGGATTCAGTGGAAGGTGAACTCATTTGCAAAAACGAGGCAAACCTCCAAGAACAAGAAGCTGGCCAACACCAGGTCCTTGGTG ATGTCTCTGAGAAGTGTCACTTGGAGCTCCCAAAATCAGCAGTGTCCAGCCTTATTTCTTCTGAGCAAGAGTCACGTAAGCCTCTCCACCTGGAGACAGAGCCTGAAGAAGACCGTCACGCTCAGGCTAGGGCCAAAGATGGGCTAACCAGACACAAAGTTCATCAACAAAAGCTGGCTGAGCAAAGCACTGTCATTTCTGTTGAGGTTACCTCAAATACCAAACCATCAACTATCGGCATCTCAAAGAGTTCATCTAGTGCTGTTTCACCACAGCCTAGACGAAGACTGCTTGGTATTTTTAGacgagagaaagagaaaggtgCTGAATTGCAGAGTCCGCAGGAAAAAGAGGTGAATATACAGCAGAAAGAACCAAGCAAAACACAGAATCTCTCTCTAGACACTGCAGATATGACTGTGGACAAACCTGCAATTGTCAAACATGAAGCTAAACCCTCTGAGATGACAGAGTTCAGAACACTTACAGCACTGCAGAACACtacatttaaagaaacagtGATCACAGTAGATGCAGACTCTCAGCAGGTTGCAACAGAAGGCAGAGTTGTTCAGTTTCCAGAGAGACTATCCAACATGAAAGCTTtctgggagagagaaaacactggagacaaaataatatttaccAGACAAGAGGCAAGACAGGAAGACATCTCCAAGATGGGAATAGAAGCTTCATATGGCCCTCAGACATATGTAGAGAGCATAAACAATCTATCAGCTCGTAGGGAAATGACATTTAAGGATGCCGTTAGCAGATCCAAAGCCAAGATTTTGTCACCACAGACTGAATGTAGCCTCTTTGTAGATTTATCAACTGAAGATGGCACATATAGAGCTAATCCAGTCCTGATCTATGAAGAGACAGATCACTCTTTGACAGGTTCAGTAACAGAGTCAGAGATTTCTGAGTCACAGGAAAACATCATCACTCCTGTACCTTCCTCTGTAGCTTTTAGTGCCCAACAGCAGTGGGGGAGTGTTCCAGTTTCTCTTCCCAGACGGTCCAGTTCCAGTCCTGAAGAAGACAGGCCAGCCAAGATCAATGATCTTAAGCATTTCTGGGAGACAGAATATACAGGACCCAGGATAATTGATGCAAGAGTCAAGGAAGCCTCAAGTAGCTCACTACTCAGTAACAAAGTGGTTTCCCCTCAATCTTATCTGAGAAGATCCTTAGATAACAGAGAGAACACTGAGGGAGAGGCACAAACTTCTGCACATAAAACCAAGTCATATGTTTTCTGGAAATCATTGAAAGTGATAGACAAAGGTTTCGTCAGTCAGAGTCCAGACAGGTCACAGCTGAGCAGTTCTGGTAGTACTGGGGATTCACAGTCAAGAAGTCACCAATACCAAGTCAAACAAAGGCCTCTCAGTCCTAGTAAATCCCAAATGCCAAGATCAAAAGACCAGGATGATGAAGTCAGGAGAAGTCCATCTAAGACCTATCACCCAAGAGTCCTACCTAGAGAATCCTCCAGTCCTAAGAGATCGAGGCTGGATGGTTCTCCCTTGAAAACCTTTCTAATAGACATTGACCCTCACACTAAGGCTGTTGAAGAGCAACAAGGGAAGCTGACACTAGTGccaagacagagaaagagtcCCTCACATGGAGCAAAACAAATAGTGTTGACCGATACGAAACCTAGCACAGACATCACTTCATGTCTTCTACCATTACATCCAGAGGACAGAGGGGCTTACTTTGGCAATGTAAATACGCAACAAAGTAATTCAAGCTCCTCCACTTCACAACAATCCAAAAAAGCTTCAGAGAAGAAACTTAGGACCTTTACACCTCTTGCCAGATCGTTCATCCCTCAGGATTGTCAGCACTACCTTGGGCCACAGGAGAGGGCCCATGTCCCTCCTTTTCACCAAGAGAAAGGTGTTGCTGAAGAGAGTGATGTGGTACATAGACCACAAAGTGCCCTCAAAGACTCTGTGGGAAACCAGAGTACCAGTCCCACTGAGAAGAATCATCCTAGAATCAGTTCTTGGATTGtggaaaagagagatgaaaattCCAGCCAAGACACAAGAACCAGGGCCTGGTCCCTATCTTGGGCAGGTTCAGACA GTTATGATGAGAGCTCCAGTCCCATCATGTCAGCTCTGAAACAATTATCTTCAAGGAGCATGTCTTCATCCAAAAGTCTCGAAAACCTCACCTCACAATcaa GAGAAGAGAGAACCAAAAATAACTCGAGAGAACAAATGAATTTAAGTGTGGATGAtg TTTCTTCACTTCCACCATCAGCCTCTACTATCTCCAACTCAAAGCAGATAAAAACCAGTGTGTCGGTGCCTTTTCTTCAGAAGGAAGAG acagacagtgacagcATTTTTACGACTTACTTGGGCTGGAGAAGAAACACAGGCAGCTCCACTTCTAACATAAGTCTCTCCTCGGGAATGGCCTCGTCT GTCACCGGCAGCATCAGCAGCATTGACCCTATAGATTTTGGTGACAAAGAAGTCCAGGGAAACATCCAGTTTGCTGTGAACTACATCCAGAAGCTTGGAGAATTTCACATCTTTGTGGTACACTGCAGGGAACTGGCCACTGCCGACGCCAAGAAAAACCGCTCTGACCC TTATGTGAAATGTTATCTTCTccctgacaaaacaaaattgggaaagagaaaaaccacAGTAAAAAAGAAGACTTTAAACCCCACCTACAATGAAATCCTCCGG TTTAAAATCATAATGGAGGTGTTGAAGACTCAGAATTTGAACATCTCAGTGTGGCACAATGACACTTTCGGGCGGAACAGCTTCCTGGGGGAGGTTGACCTGGATTTGTCAGAGTGGAACTTCAGCAACACACAGATAAATGAATACGCATTAAAAGCCAGG GTGTCAGCACAAACCTCAGCACTGTATCCCTCACATCTGATGGACAGCAGAGGACAGATGAGAGTTGCCCTGAGATTCCTGCCGCAGACATCCCACA GTAAGACAACATCTAGGATGGAAATGGGTGAGGTGCAGATTTGGGTGAAAGACTGCAAGAATCTCCCTTCAGTTAGAAGAGTGATAATCGACCCGTTTGTGAAATG cACTGTACTCCCTGACACAAGCAGGAAAAGCTGTCAGAAGACGCGGGTGGTGAAGAGGACAACCAACCCGATGTTCAACCACACCATGGTGTATGACGGCTTCCGAACAGAGGACCTCAGAGAGGCCTGTGTGGAGATCACAGTGTGGGATCACGACCGACTGAGCAGCCACTACATTGGTGGCCTGAGGCTTGGGCTAGGGACAG GGAAGAGTTATGGGGTAGAAGTGGTTTGGATGGACTCAACGAGAGATGAAGCAAATTTATGGCAGAGGATGTTACAGTCTGATCATGAATGGGTGGAGGATATTTTACCTTTGAGAATGTTGGTGATGgcaaaaaacatgtcaaagtgA
- the sytl2a gene encoding synaptotagmin-like protein 2 isoform X6, with translation MIDLSFLTEEEQETILAVLKRDSELKKAEEQRVQNLQKTVSDKGQLRYLTGEWFYETKQLRHQDRIHGSDIVRASMRHTHKPLTILAVLCAAVELSQILPEKSSFVSSENKEVFVPPVLCGLLQELSNERYHNQTPYETPEDTPKSVLQSSTKQRKNPFNRELNASHTFKEKDSRFLDGAVDQTHKPNEGYDESSSPIMSALKQLSSRSMSSSKSLENLTSQSISSLPPSASTISNSKQIKTSVSVPFLQKEETDSDSIFTTYLGWRRNTGSSTSNISLSSGMASSVTGSISSIDPIDFGDKEVQGNIQFAVNYIQKLGEFHIFVVHCRELATADAKKNRSDPYVKCYLLPDKTKLGKRKTTVKKKTLNPTYNEILRFKIIMEVLKTQNLNISVWHNDTFGRNSFLGEVDLDLSEWNFSNTQINEYALKARVSAQTSALYPSHLMDSRGQMRVALRFLPQTSHSKTTSRMEMGEVQIWVKDCKNLPSVRRVIIDPFVKCTVLPDTSRKSCQKTRVVKRTTNPMFNHTMVYDGFRTEDLREACVEITVWDHDRLSSHYIGGLRLGLGTGKSYGVEVVWMDSTRDEANLWQRMLQSDHEWVEDILPLRMLVMAKNMSK, from the exons ATGATTGACCTGAGTTTCctgacagaggaggagcaggaaacCATCCTGGCTGTGTTAAAAAGAGATTCTGAGCTGAAGAAGGCTGAGGAGCAGCGTGTCCA GAACCTGCAGAAGACTGTTAGTGACAAGGGCCAGCTGAGGTACCTGACTGGAGAATGGTTCTATGAGACCAAGCAGCTTCGTCATCAGGATCGCATCCATGGCTCCGACATTGTCAGGGCCTCCATGAGACATACACATAAACCACTAACTATAT TAGCTGTGTTGTGTGCTGCAGTGGAGCTCTCTCAGATATTGCCTGAGAAGTCCAGTTTTGTCAGCAGTGAAAATAAAGAAGTGTTTGTCCCACCTGTACTCTGTGGACTCCTTCAGGAGCTCAGCAATGaaag gTATCATAACCAGACCCCTTATGAGACACCAGAAGATACACCTAAATCAGTTTTACAGTCATCCACAAAG cagagaaaaaaccCTTTCAACAGAGAGCTCAATGCAAGTCACACTTTTAAAGAAAAGGATAGTCGGTTTTTGGATGGAGCAGTGGATCAAACCCACAAACCAAATGAGG GTTATGATGAGAGCTCCAGTCCCATCATGTCAGCTCTGAAACAATTATCTTCAAGGAGCATGTCTTCATCCAAAAGTCTCGAAAACCTCACCTCACAATcaa TTTCTTCACTTCCACCATCAGCCTCTACTATCTCCAACTCAAAGCAGATAAAAACCAGTGTGTCGGTGCCTTTTCTTCAGAAGGAAGAG acagacagtgacagcATTTTTACGACTTACTTGGGCTGGAGAAGAAACACAGGCAGCTCCACTTCTAACATAAGTCTCTCCTCGGGAATGGCCTCGTCT GTCACCGGCAGCATCAGCAGCATTGACCCTATAGATTTTGGTGACAAAGAAGTCCAGGGAAACATCCAGTTTGCTGTGAACTACATCCAGAAGCTTGGAGAATTTCACATCTTTGTGGTACACTGCAGGGAACTGGCCACTGCCGACGCCAAGAAAAACCGCTCTGACCC TTATGTGAAATGTTATCTTCTccctgacaaaacaaaattgggaaagagaaaaaccacAGTAAAAAAGAAGACTTTAAACCCCACCTACAATGAAATCCTCCGG TTTAAAATCATAATGGAGGTGTTGAAGACTCAGAATTTGAACATCTCAGTGTGGCACAATGACACTTTCGGGCGGAACAGCTTCCTGGGGGAGGTTGACCTGGATTTGTCAGAGTGGAACTTCAGCAACACACAGATAAATGAATACGCATTAAAAGCCAGG GTGTCAGCACAAACCTCAGCACTGTATCCCTCACATCTGATGGACAGCAGAGGACAGATGAGAGTTGCCCTGAGATTCCTGCCGCAGACATCCCACA GTAAGACAACATCTAGGATGGAAATGGGTGAGGTGCAGATTTGGGTGAAAGACTGCAAGAATCTCCCTTCAGTTAGAAGAGTGATAATCGACCCGTTTGTGAAATG cACTGTACTCCCTGACACAAGCAGGAAAAGCTGTCAGAAGACGCGGGTGGTGAAGAGGACAACCAACCCGATGTTCAACCACACCATGGTGTATGACGGCTTCCGAACAGAGGACCTCAGAGAGGCCTGTGTGGAGATCACAGTGTGGGATCACGACCGACTGAGCAGCCACTACATTGGTGGCCTGAGGCTTGGGCTAGGGACAG GGAAGAGTTATGGGGTAGAAGTGGTTTGGATGGACTCAACGAGAGATGAAGCAAATTTATGGCAGAGGATGTTACAGTCTGATCATGAATGGGTGGAGGATATTTTACCTTTGAGAATGTTGGTGATGgcaaaaaacatgtcaaagtgA
- the sytl2a gene encoding synaptotagmin-like protein 2 isoform X4, giving the protein MIDLSFLTEEEQETILAVLKRDSELKKAEEQRVQNLQKTVSDKGQLRYLTGEWFYETKQLRHQDRIHGSDIVRASMRHTHKPLTILAVLCAAVELSQILPEKSSFVSSENKEVFVPPVLCGLLQELSNERYHNQTPYETPEDTPKSVLQSSTKQRKNPFNRELNASHTFKEKDSRFLDGAVDQTHKPNEEPLPSSDSSISYAINLRQDPNSLVTQNASCHMPMPGNRAVSTSSQDCFVEVDGPGGRQTNSAAPWDILKHLSTSSSTNSLFSHLYEKNPVSLNFATETWIDKKQVRFSSMVSQSRVKWQDGKKLGEHSLLNIDFNTPSEMENAHLNNRDLENTGSTTSGTNRPLLSQSRMDSVEGELICKNEANLQEQEAGQHQVLGDVSEKCHLELPKSAVSSLISSEQESRKPLHLETEPEEDRHAQARAKDGLTRHKVHQQKLAEQSTVISVEVTSNTKPSTIGISKSSSSAVSPQPRRRLLGIFRREKEKGAELQSPQEKEVNIQQKEPSKTQNLSLDTADMTVDKPAIVKHEAKPSEMTEFRTLTALQNTTFKETVITVDADSQQVATEGRVVQFPERLSNMKAFWERENTGDKIIFTRQEARQEDISKMGIEASYGPQTYVESINNLSARREMTFKDAVSRSKAKILSPQTECSLFVDLSTEDGTYRANPVLIYEETDHSLTGSVTESEISESQENIITPVPSSVAFSAQQQWGSVPVSLPRRSSSSPEEDRPAKINDLKHFWETEYTGPRIIDARVKEASSSSLLSNKVVSPQSYLRRSLDNRENTEGEAQTSAHKTKSYVFWKSLKVIDKGFVSQSPDRSQLSSSGSTGDSQSRSHQYQVKQRPLSPSKSQMPRSKDQDDEVRRSPSKTYHPRVLPRESSSPKRSRLDGSPLKTFLIDIDPHTKAVEEQQGKLTLVPRQRKSPSHGAKQIVLTDTKPSTDITSCLLPLHPEDRGAYFGNVNTQQSNSSSSTSQQSKKASEKKLRTFTPLARSFIPQDCQHYLGPQERAHVPPFHQEKGVAEESDVVHRPQSALKDSVGNQSTSPTEKNHPRISSWIVEKRDENSSQDTRTRAWSLSWAGSDSYDESSSPIMSALKQLSSRSMSSSKSLENLTSQSISSLPPSASTISNSKQIKTSVSVPFLQKEETDSDSIFTTYLGWRRNTGSSTSNISLSSGMASSVTGSISSIDPIDFGDKEVQGNIQFAVNYIQKLGEFHIFVVHCRELATADAKKNRSDPYVKCYLLPDKTKLGKRKTTVKKKTLNPTYNEILRFKIIMEVLKTQNLNISVWHNDTFGRNSFLGEVDLDLSEWNFSNTQINEYALKARVSAQTSALYPSHLMDSRGQMRVALRFLPQTSHSKTTSRMEMGEVQIWVKDCKNLPSVRRVIIDPFVKCTVLPDTSRKSCQKTRVVKRTTNPMFNHTMVYDGFRTEDLREACVEITVWDHDRLSSHYIGGLRLGLGTGKSYGVEVVWMDSTRDEANLWQRMLQSDHEWVEDILPLRMLVMAKNMSK; this is encoded by the exons ATGATTGACCTGAGTTTCctgacagaggaggagcaggaaacCATCCTGGCTGTGTTAAAAAGAGATTCTGAGCTGAAGAAGGCTGAGGAGCAGCGTGTCCA GAACCTGCAGAAGACTGTTAGTGACAAGGGCCAGCTGAGGTACCTGACTGGAGAATGGTTCTATGAGACCAAGCAGCTTCGTCATCAGGATCGCATCCATGGCTCCGACATTGTCAGGGCCTCCATGAGACATACACATAAACCACTAACTATAT TAGCTGTGTTGTGTGCTGCAGTGGAGCTCTCTCAGATATTGCCTGAGAAGTCCAGTTTTGTCAGCAGTGAAAATAAAGAAGTGTTTGTCCCACCTGTACTCTGTGGACTCCTTCAGGAGCTCAGCAATGaaag gTATCATAACCAGACCCCTTATGAGACACCAGAAGATACACCTAAATCAGTTTTACAGTCATCCACAAAG cagagaaaaaaccCTTTCAACAGAGAGCTCAATGCAAGTCACACTTTTAAAGAAAAGGATAGTCGGTTTTTGGATGGAGCAGTGGATCAAACCCACAAACCAAATGAGG agcCTTTACCATCATCTGACAGCTCCATTTCTTATGCTATTAACCTTAGACAAGACCCTAATAGCTTGGTCACCCAGAATGCATCTTGCCATATGCCAATGCCTGGAAACAGGGCAGTCAGCACCAGTTCTCAGGACTGTTTTGTTGAGGTAGATGGACCAGGAGGTAGACAGACTAATTCTGCTGCTCCGTGGGACATCCTCAAGCACTTGTCCACTTCTAGCTCCACAAACTCTCTGTTCTCTCACCTATACGAGAAGAATCCAGTTAGTCTGAATTTTGCCACTGAGACCTGGATAGACAAGAAGCAGGTGAGGTTCAGCTCCATGGTCAGTCAGAGCAGAGTGAAGTGGCAGGATGGGAAGAAACTGGGAGAGCACAGTTTGCTGAACATCGACTTCAACACTCCATCTGAGATGGAAAATGCGCATCTGAATAACCGTGACCTTGAGAATACTGGCAGTACAACTTCTGGCACAAATAGGCCATTACTCAGTCAGAGTCGAATGGATTCAGTGGAAGGTGAACTCATTTGCAAAAACGAGGCAAACCTCCAAGAACAAGAAGCTGGCCAACACCAGGTCCTTGGTG ATGTCTCTGAGAAGTGTCACTTGGAGCTCCCAAAATCAGCAGTGTCCAGCCTTATTTCTTCTGAGCAAGAGTCACGTAAGCCTCTCCACCTGGAGACAGAGCCTGAAGAAGACCGTCACGCTCAGGCTAGGGCCAAAGATGGGCTAACCAGACACAAAGTTCATCAACAAAAGCTGGCTGAGCAAAGCACTGTCATTTCTGTTGAGGTTACCTCAAATACCAAACCATCAACTATCGGCATCTCAAAGAGTTCATCTAGTGCTGTTTCACCACAGCCTAGACGAAGACTGCTTGGTATTTTTAGacgagagaaagagaaaggtgCTGAATTGCAGAGTCCGCAGGAAAAAGAGGTGAATATACAGCAGAAAGAACCAAGCAAAACACAGAATCTCTCTCTAGACACTGCAGATATGACTGTGGACAAACCTGCAATTGTCAAACATGAAGCTAAACCCTCTGAGATGACAGAGTTCAGAACACTTACAGCACTGCAGAACACtacatttaaagaaacagtGATCACAGTAGATGCAGACTCTCAGCAGGTTGCAACAGAAGGCAGAGTTGTTCAGTTTCCAGAGAGACTATCCAACATGAAAGCTTtctgggagagagaaaacactggagacaaaataatatttaccAGACAAGAGGCAAGACAGGAAGACATCTCCAAGATGGGAATAGAAGCTTCATATGGCCCTCAGACATATGTAGAGAGCATAAACAATCTATCAGCTCGTAGGGAAATGACATTTAAGGATGCCGTTAGCAGATCCAAAGCCAAGATTTTGTCACCACAGACTGAATGTAGCCTCTTTGTAGATTTATCAACTGAAGATGGCACATATAGAGCTAATCCAGTCCTGATCTATGAAGAGACAGATCACTCTTTGACAGGTTCAGTAACAGAGTCAGAGATTTCTGAGTCACAGGAAAACATCATCACTCCTGTACCTTCCTCTGTAGCTTTTAGTGCCCAACAGCAGTGGGGGAGTGTTCCAGTTTCTCTTCCCAGACGGTCCAGTTCCAGTCCTGAAGAAGACAGGCCAGCCAAGATCAATGATCTTAAGCATTTCTGGGAGACAGAATATACAGGACCCAGGATAATTGATGCAAGAGTCAAGGAAGCCTCAAGTAGCTCACTACTCAGTAACAAAGTGGTTTCCCCTCAATCTTATCTGAGAAGATCCTTAGATAACAGAGAGAACACTGAGGGAGAGGCACAAACTTCTGCACATAAAACCAAGTCATATGTTTTCTGGAAATCATTGAAAGTGATAGACAAAGGTTTCGTCAGTCAGAGTCCAGACAGGTCACAGCTGAGCAGTTCTGGTAGTACTGGGGATTCACAGTCAAGAAGTCACCAATACCAAGTCAAACAAAGGCCTCTCAGTCCTAGTAAATCCCAAATGCCAAGATCAAAAGACCAGGATGATGAAGTCAGGAGAAGTCCATCTAAGACCTATCACCCAAGAGTCCTACCTAGAGAATCCTCCAGTCCTAAGAGATCGAGGCTGGATGGTTCTCCCTTGAAAACCTTTCTAATAGACATTGACCCTCACACTAAGGCTGTTGAAGAGCAACAAGGGAAGCTGACACTAGTGccaagacagagaaagagtcCCTCACATGGAGCAAAACAAATAGTGTTGACCGATACGAAACCTAGCACAGACATCACTTCATGTCTTCTACCATTACATCCAGAGGACAGAGGGGCTTACTTTGGCAATGTAAATACGCAACAAAGTAATTCAAGCTCCTCCACTTCACAACAATCCAAAAAAGCTTCAGAGAAGAAACTTAGGACCTTTACACCTCTTGCCAGATCGTTCATCCCTCAGGATTGTCAGCACTACCTTGGGCCACAGGAGAGGGCCCATGTCCCTCCTTTTCACCAAGAGAAAGGTGTTGCTGAAGAGAGTGATGTGGTACATAGACCACAAAGTGCCCTCAAAGACTCTGTGGGAAACCAGAGTACCAGTCCCACTGAGAAGAATCATCCTAGAATCAGTTCTTGGATTGtggaaaagagagatgaaaattCCAGCCAAGACACAAGAACCAGGGCCTGGTCCCTATCTTGGGCAGGTTCAGACA GTTATGATGAGAGCTCCAGTCCCATCATGTCAGCTCTGAAACAATTATCTTCAAGGAGCATGTCTTCATCCAAAAGTCTCGAAAACCTCACCTCACAATcaa TTTCTTCACTTCCACCATCAGCCTCTACTATCTCCAACTCAAAGCAGATAAAAACCAGTGTGTCGGTGCCTTTTCTTCAGAAGGAAGAG acagacagtgacagcATTTTTACGACTTACTTGGGCTGGAGAAGAAACACAGGCAGCTCCACTTCTAACATAAGTCTCTCCTCGGGAATGGCCTCGTCT GTCACCGGCAGCATCAGCAGCATTGACCCTATAGATTTTGGTGACAAAGAAGTCCAGGGAAACATCCAGTTTGCTGTGAACTACATCCAGAAGCTTGGAGAATTTCACATCTTTGTGGTACACTGCAGGGAACTGGCCACTGCCGACGCCAAGAAAAACCGCTCTGACCC TTATGTGAAATGTTATCTTCTccctgacaaaacaaaattgggaaagagaaaaaccacAGTAAAAAAGAAGACTTTAAACCCCACCTACAATGAAATCCTCCGG TTTAAAATCATAATGGAGGTGTTGAAGACTCAGAATTTGAACATCTCAGTGTGGCACAATGACACTTTCGGGCGGAACAGCTTCCTGGGGGAGGTTGACCTGGATTTGTCAGAGTGGAACTTCAGCAACACACAGATAAATGAATACGCATTAAAAGCCAGG GTGTCAGCACAAACCTCAGCACTGTATCCCTCACATCTGATGGACAGCAGAGGACAGATGAGAGTTGCCCTGAGATTCCTGCCGCAGACATCCCACA GTAAGACAACATCTAGGATGGAAATGGGTGAGGTGCAGATTTGGGTGAAAGACTGCAAGAATCTCCCTTCAGTTAGAAGAGTGATAATCGACCCGTTTGTGAAATG cACTGTACTCCCTGACACAAGCAGGAAAAGCTGTCAGAAGACGCGGGTGGTGAAGAGGACAACCAACCCGATGTTCAACCACACCATGGTGTATGACGGCTTCCGAACAGAGGACCTCAGAGAGGCCTGTGTGGAGATCACAGTGTGGGATCACGACCGACTGAGCAGCCACTACATTGGTGGCCTGAGGCTTGGGCTAGGGACAG GGAAGAGTTATGGGGTAGAAGTGGTTTGGATGGACTCAACGAGAGATGAAGCAAATTTATGGCAGAGGATGTTACAGTCTGATCATGAATGGGTGGAGGATATTTTACCTTTGAGAATGTTGGTGATGgcaaaaaacatgtcaaagtgA